A stretch of Myxococcus hansupus DNA encodes these proteins:
- a CDS encoding tetratricopeptide repeat protein — protein sequence MKAFRNSWMQVGAGKTQMNWFRSMLVGSLAFTAACASGPQKKPSSLPETAPPAAQQPAPVQQKPAAPPQAPPGSAEEAFATALRSYEAGDLDAARKGFESVVDALPQSLNAQFNLGVIAERQGRPDDARVAYEKVLLLDPAHVPAVVNLGVMYREQGRVDESVALFERALKVPGREYDASLLNSLSITYRVAGKLDESEAAARRVLVRNKDNPGAYKNLAHVAYAREKYRLAELLAGTARKHAENDASLYNLLGMVYLKLDDRARALSQFQKAVSLDAKFLPGYLNLGALALSYRDYAGAERSFGKAVELEPGSPDAALYLAWALDGQKGRDPKKGIAAGEVFEKVLATRKDLPEAVCGAGWAYASDRAGWEKAIAFLDRCKALETTTDTDKQMITAKVSGLQNMLKAPAPAPAAAEAEGDGAPADEAIGGGGAQPAQGAEGEAEQPGQDAEGDATGGAGTQPEQGSDAAPEGNPPAQGTDVAPEGDATEGAGSEAT from the coding sequence ATGAAGGCGTTTCGCAATTCATGGATGCAGGTGGGGGCGGGGAAGACGCAGATGAATTGGTTCCGTTCGATGCTCGTCGGCTCGCTGGCCTTCACGGCGGCGTGCGCGTCGGGTCCGCAGAAGAAGCCGTCCTCCTTGCCGGAGACGGCGCCTCCCGCCGCGCAGCAGCCGGCGCCCGTGCAGCAGAAGCCCGCGGCGCCTCCTCAGGCACCTCCCGGCAGCGCGGAGGAGGCCTTCGCGACGGCGCTCCGGTCCTATGAGGCTGGCGACCTGGACGCCGCGCGCAAGGGCTTCGAGTCGGTGGTGGATGCGCTGCCGCAGAGCCTCAACGCGCAGTTCAACCTGGGCGTCATCGCCGAGCGGCAGGGCCGTCCGGACGACGCGCGGGTGGCCTACGAGAAGGTGCTCCTGTTGGACCCGGCGCACGTCCCCGCGGTCGTCAACCTGGGCGTCATGTACCGCGAGCAGGGGCGGGTGGATGAGTCCGTCGCCTTGTTCGAGCGCGCGCTGAAGGTGCCGGGGCGCGAGTACGACGCCTCGCTGCTCAACAGCCTCTCCATCACCTATCGCGTGGCGGGGAAGCTGGACGAGTCGGAGGCCGCCGCTCGCCGCGTCCTGGTGCGCAACAAGGACAACCCCGGGGCGTACAAGAACCTAGCGCACGTGGCCTACGCGCGGGAGAAGTACCGGCTGGCGGAGCTGCTGGCGGGGACGGCGCGCAAGCACGCGGAGAACGACGCCTCGCTCTACAACCTGCTGGGCATGGTCTACCTGAAGCTGGACGACCGGGCGCGCGCGCTGTCCCAGTTCCAGAAGGCGGTGTCCCTGGATGCGAAGTTCCTCCCGGGCTACCTCAACCTGGGCGCGCTGGCGCTGAGCTACCGCGACTACGCGGGCGCCGAGCGCTCCTTCGGCAAGGCCGTGGAGCTCGAGCCCGGCTCGCCCGATGCGGCGCTGTATCTGGCCTGGGCGCTGGATGGTCAGAAGGGCCGCGACCCGAAGAAGGGCATCGCCGCGGGCGAGGTGTTCGAGAAGGTGCTGGCCACGCGCAAGGACCTCCCGGAGGCCGTGTGCGGCGCGGGCTGGGCGTACGCGTCGGACCGCGCGGGCTGGGAGAAGGCCATCGCGTTCCTCGACCGCTGCAAGGCGTTGGAGACGACGACGGACACCGACAAGCAGATGATCACGGCCAAGGTCAGCGGCCTGCAGAACATGCTCAAGGCGCCGGCGCCCGCACCCGCGGCGGCGGAGGCCGAAGGCGACGGCGCTCCGGCGGACGAGGCCATCGGCGGTGGTGGCGCGCAGCCCGCGCAGGGCGCCGAGGGTGAAGCCGAGCAGCCGGGGCAGGACGCGGAAGGCGACGCCACGGGCGGCGCGGGCACGCAGCCCGAGCAGGGCTCGGACGCGGCACCCGAGGGCAACCCTCCCGCGCAGGGCACGGACGTGGCGCCGGAAGGTGACGCCACGGAAGGCGCTGGCTCCGAGGCCACCTAG